The Parafrankia irregularis sequence GGTGCTGGTACGGGTCACCAACACGGACGTCTCGGTCCAGGTGCGCGACGACGGCTGTGGCCCTGGCGGTGCCTCCCGCAGCAGCGGCCTGGCGAACCTTCGCCGCCGGGCGCTCGACCTGGGTGGCCGGATGGAGTTCGGTCCGGGGGAGGGCGGCATCGGGACCACCGTGCGGTGGCATGTCCCACTGGTTCAGCCCGTTCCGGTGCCGCGGGCGCTGAGCCGGCTGGGCCACACGGCGCCTCCGGGTGTCACGACCCCGGGCGGCGTGGTGGACCCCGGAAACCGCGGCGACAGAGCCCCAGGGGCACTCTGAGCGCCCGCACGGCGCCCTGTGGCCGTGCGCGCGGGAGCCGGCGGGTGTGCCAGGCTGACGGCGTGGGTCAGGCCGACAGCGTGGGTCAGGTTGACCGTACGGGCCGGGTCACGGCGTGGGTCAGGTCGACAGCTTGGTGGCGAACACCGCCGCCTGTGTCCGGCTCTCCATACCGAGCTTGGCGAGCATGCTCGACACGTAGTTCTTGACGGTCTTCTCGGCCAGGAACATGCGTGCGGCGATCTGGCGGTTCGTGAGCCCCTCCGCGATGAGGGACAGGATCCGCCGCTCCTGGTCGGTGAGGCCGGAGAGCCGCTCGTCCTCGACCGGACCTTCCCGCAGCCGGTAGAGCACCCGTGAGGTCACCGCCGGGTCGAGCAGGGACTGCCCTGCCGCCACCTGGCGCACCGCGTCGACGAGGGCGTTGCCGCGGATCTGCTTGAGGACGTAGCCCGCCGCCCCGGCCATGATGGCGGTGAACAACGCGTCCTCGTCATCGAACGAGGTGAGGATCAGGCACGCGATCTCCGGGGCGTGGGAGCGGACGTGCCGGCAGACCTCGATGCCGCTGCCCTCCTGAAGGCGCGCGTCGAGGACGGCCACGTCGGGCCGGAGCATGATGATCTCTGCGATCGCGTCGTCCGCGCGCCCCGCCTCGCCGACGACGACGATGTCGGCCTCGTCGGACAACAGGTCGCGCAGCCCGCGGCGCACGACCTCGTGATCGTCGAGGAGGAAGACGCGGATCGACCCCGGGCGCGACGACCTGGCAGGTGATGCGCCGGTTTCGGGACTGCTCGTCGTTAGCTCTGCCACCGTTGACTCCGCCCGACCCCGCCGTCGTTGAAGACCGTCATCATCGCTGAGGGCACGCGCCATCGTTGAGCCTTTTCCGTCTCACGTTTGTCGAGCGCCGTAGCCGCAGGGCCGTAGCCACCGGACAGAGTCGACGATGGAAGGGGCTCATTGAGGACCGTCGCCTTTTGTCACGTGCAGCACGCAGATTATAACTCTCCCGATCGGGGACTTCGGTGGGTTCGGCCGTTGTGGGGCGGTGCTCCGGACTGGCGCCGACCCCGTCGCCAGGCGTGTCGCGTTCGTGTCGGTTCAGCCCGATCCACTCTGGCCTGGAGGGCGGGCTCGACGGGAGGCGGCCGGCCGGTGCGGTCACCGCTCCGGCCGGTGTCGCTCTTTGATTGCCTACCCGTCGTTTTTTCTGGGCTGTCTGATCGTTGCCCGCCCGCCGCTGGCCGCCCTCCGATCACCGTGCGATCGTGGCGTGGTCACAGTGCGGTGGTCGCCCTGGCGGGGGCTGCCCCGCCGCCGTCGAGGGCGGTGGCGGCGG is a genomic window containing:
- a CDS encoding response regulator; its protein translation is MAELTTSSPETGASPARSSRPGSIRVFLLDDHEVVRRGLRDLLSDEADIVVVGEAGRADDAIAEIIMLRPDVAVLDARLQEGSGIEVCRHVRSHAPEIACLILTSFDDEDALFTAIMAGAAGYVLKQIRGNALVDAVRQVAAGQSLLDPAVTSRVLYRLREGPVEDERLSGLTDQERRILSLIAEGLTNRQIAARMFLAEKTVKNYVSSMLAKLGMESRTQAAVFATKLST